The Rhodoferax sediminis genome has a segment encoding these proteins:
- a CDS encoding sensor histidine kinase, which produces MKIRRANGAVRLVQATAAPVTIAGQTSIVVILHDVTELQQAQHALKRSHADLQRLVAAQDSVQDNERKRIARELHDDLQQTLAGLKMYLVAIGEHLAQAPARAAPLLAEAIRLTSAAIDSTRRIVSDLRPQVLDDLGLVPALEVLTGQFSQRTGIACYLEVQGVEVQGEAGQPELESPAVASCLYRVAQEALTNVAKHAQASTVQVRLTSSAAPGRLVLSIRDNGSGSGISASDRRKPGSFGLLGMHERVRALGGVLHIDSQPGSGTTLEVSIPVAATALRVN; this is translated from the coding sequence ATGAAGATCCGGCGCGCCAACGGCGCGGTCCGTCTGGTGCAGGCAACGGCGGCGCCGGTCACGATCGCAGGCCAGACCTCGATCGTCGTCATCCTGCACGACGTCACCGAACTCCAGCAAGCACAGCACGCGCTCAAACGCTCGCACGCCGACCTGCAGCGCCTGGTGGCGGCGCAGGACAGTGTTCAGGACAACGAGCGCAAGCGCATCGCGCGTGAGCTGCACGACGATCTGCAGCAGACGCTGGCGGGGCTCAAGATGTACCTGGTGGCGATCGGCGAGCATCTGGCGCAGGCGCCGGCCCGCGCGGCACCGCTGCTGGCCGAGGCCATCCGCCTCACTTCGGCGGCCATCGACTCGACGCGTCGCATCGTCAGCGATCTGCGCCCGCAGGTCCTCGATGACCTCGGTCTCGTGCCGGCCCTGGAGGTGCTGACAGGCCAGTTCAGCCAGCGCACCGGCATCGCCTGCTATCTGGAGGTCCAGGGTGTAGAGGTCCAGGGCGAGGCCGGCCAGCCCGAGCTGGAATCGCCCGCCGTGGCGAGCTGCCTGTACCGCGTGGCGCAGGAGGCGCTCACCAATGTGGCCAAACACGCGCAGGCGAGCACCGTGCAGGTGCGGCTCACGAGCAGTGCGGCGCCCGGCCGGCTGGTGCTGAGTATCCGGGACAACGGCAGCGGCAGCGGCATCAGCGCGAGTGATCGCCGCAAGCCGGGCTCATTCGGCCTGCTGGGCATGCACGAGCGTGTGCGCGCGCTCGGCGGGGTGCTGCACATCGACAGCCAGCCCGGCAGCGGCACGACGCTGGAGGTGAGTATTCCCGTGGCGGCCACCGCCTTGAGGGTGAATTGA
- a CDS encoding (2Fe-2S)-binding protein translates to MTPVAFPVDSLGPWGTGVPVLGPAAVPLTLTVNGVARSLHVEPRTTLAEALRGPLDLTGSKIACNRGACSACTVWLDGMTVCACMMLAVEVGARKVTTIEGLAHGDTLHPVQAAFIEHDAMQCGFCTPGMVMSCAALLENTPHPGVDDVKAAIGGHLCRCGTYPHVVEATLAAAASKGKG, encoded by the coding sequence ATGACGCCGGTCGCTTTCCCCGTCGATTCACTGGGGCCGTGGGGCACTGGCGTGCCCGTGCTCGGACCGGCCGCGGTGCCGCTCACGCTGACCGTGAACGGTGTGGCGCGGTCGCTTCATGTCGAGCCGCGCACCACACTGGCCGAGGCGCTGCGCGGGCCGCTGGATCTCACGGGCAGCAAGATTGCCTGCAACCGCGGCGCCTGTTCGGCCTGCACGGTCTGGCTCGACGGCATGACGGTGTGCGCCTGCATGATGCTGGCCGTCGAGGTCGGCGCGCGCAAGGTCACGACCATCGAAGGCCTCGCGCATGGGGACACGCTGCACCCGGTGCAGGCCGCGTTCATCGAGCATGACGCGATGCAATGCGGCTTCTGCACGCCTGGCATGGTGATGAGCTGCGCAGCGCTGCTGGAAAACACCCCGCATCCGGGCGTGGACGATGTGAAGGCCGCGATCGGCGGCCACCTGTGCCGCTGCGGCACTTATCCGCACGTGGTCGAGGCGACGCTCGCCGCAGCCGCGTCGAAAGGCAAGGGTTGA
- a CDS encoding DUF2249 domain-containing protein, which yields MNLPHAYVSSDPLYPFDARGIAPRFQQAAIFGAVATLHQGETMRIVNDHDPLPLLQRLRVCYPDKIAIIYCERGPGGVVIDFVRH from the coding sequence ATTAACCTGCCGCATGCCTACGTTTCAAGCGATCCGCTCTATCCCTTTGATGCGCGCGGAATCGCCCCGCGCTTTCAGCAGGCGGCCATTTTTGGCGCGGTTGCAACGCTGCATCAAGGTGAAACGATGCGCATCGTGAACGACCACGATCCCTTGCCCCTGCTGCAGCGATTGCGGGTCTGCTACCCCGACAAGATCGCGATCATCTACTGTGAACGAGGACCGGGCGGCGTGGTGATCGATTTCGTCCGACACTGA
- a CDS encoding CHASE domain-containing protein has product MSLPAWSALALGLIVSVALFSWVYRQEYSGERANFERRTQVRVTAVQQGMSDATNALQAVNLFFVANGGNVSREQFHTFAQALRARYPYIAAFAYDRLVAGNERPAFEAHMRTRYPGFSIAEMMDGKRVVSRLKDRYRVIDYVEPMTGSEAAFGLDVSSTLSREAATQRANSTGLPAATGLFPLIQEPGIPGGFRILMTVYKDVATPDTALLRQREVAGYTVAVLRADDLIEKILGPADSIGNAGLDVRIYAPASADDKQLVYGLPGAATGKSQGLRPAWLFGNPAESFTHNFDVAGTPWHMTITARPTPFVAAHTGALAALLASLLTTLVLTACLQAITTRTQRIQQLVEQRTRELTQASEALSLSEARLRGIFDSATDAIITADESQTIVMANAAAAHMFRCTPGALIGAPLERLIPERQRQMHRREVQAFGDTQAQARHMGEARDVMGLRTDGQEFPIDAAISHLSVGGRRLYTAILRDITERRSAEAALRESEERLRRLLMLLPVGVFVYSGRGSSTRISFANEAAQRLVGTGEANLLGRSPLDFIHPDSLDQVKQRLLAMQGGTTPPL; this is encoded by the coding sequence TTGAGTTTGCCGGCCTGGAGCGCACTGGCGCTTGGCCTGATCGTCTCCGTTGCCTTGTTTTCATGGGTGTATCGCCAGGAATATAGCGGCGAGCGCGCCAACTTCGAGCGCCGCACGCAGGTCCGGGTCACGGCGGTCCAGCAAGGCATGAGCGATGCTACTAACGCGCTACAGGCGGTCAACTTGTTCTTTGTGGCGAATGGCGGCAACGTCAGCCGCGAGCAGTTTCATACCTTTGCGCAGGCATTGCGAGCGCGCTATCCCTATATCGCGGCATTTGCCTATGACCGGCTGGTCGCCGGGAATGAGCGCCCCGCATTCGAGGCCCATATGCGCACCCGCTATCCAGGCTTCAGCATCGCTGAAATGATGGACGGCAAGCGCGTGGTGAGTCGCCTGAAAGATCGCTACCGCGTGATTGACTATGTGGAGCCGATGACCGGTAGCGAAGCTGCCTTTGGCCTTGACGTCTCGTCCACGCTTTCCCGTGAGGCGGCCACCCAGCGCGCGAACAGCACCGGCCTGCCGGCGGCAACGGGCTTGTTTCCGCTCATTCAGGAGCCGGGCATACCCGGCGGTTTTCGCATACTGATGACGGTCTACAAGGATGTTGCGACGCCGGACACCGCCCTCTTGCGCCAGCGGGAAGTCGCCGGTTACACCGTCGCGGTGCTGCGCGCAGACGACCTTATTGAAAAAATACTGGGGCCGGCCGATTCCATCGGCAATGCGGGGCTGGACGTTCGCATCTACGCACCAGCCTCGGCGGACGACAAGCAGCTTGTCTATGGTCTGCCCGGCGCGGCCACTGGAAAATCTCAGGGGTTGCGGCCTGCCTGGTTGTTTGGGAACCCGGCAGAATCGTTCACCCACAACTTCGACGTTGCCGGTACCCCATGGCACATGACGATCACAGCGCGACCCACGCCGTTTGTCGCGGCGCATACGGGCGCGCTGGCGGCCTTGCTGGCGAGTTTGCTGACCACGCTCGTGCTGACCGCCTGCTTGCAGGCCATCACAACGCGCACGCAGCGAATTCAACAACTGGTGGAACAGCGCACCCGCGAACTCACGCAAGCTTCCGAGGCCCTGAGCCTGAGCGAAGCCCGGCTGCGCGGGATATTCGACTCGGCCACCGACGCGATCATCACCGCAGACGAGTCCCAGACCATCGTGATGGCCAATGCCGCTGCCGCGCACATGTTCCGCTGCACGCCGGGCGCGTTGATCGGCGCGCCGCTCGAGCGCTTGATCCCCGAGCGCCAGCGGCAGATGCACCGGCGCGAGGTGCAGGCCTTTGGCGACACGCAGGCCCAAGCGCGCCACATGGGGGAGGCGCGGGATGTGATGGGCTTGCGCACTGACGGCCAGGAGTTTCCGATCGATGCTGCGATTTCGCACTTGAGTGTCGGTGGACGGCGGCTGTACACCGCGATCCTGCGCGACATCACCGAGCGCCGCAGCGCCGAGGCCGCGCTGCGCGAGAGCGAAGAACGCCTGCGGCGTCTGCTGATGCTGCTGCCCGTCGGGGTGTTCGTCTACAGCGGCCGCGGCAGCAGCACCCGGATCAGCTTTGCCAACGAAGCCGCGCAGCGCCTGGTCGGCACCGGCGAGGCGAACCTGCTCGGGCGCTCGCCGCTGGACTTCATTCACCCCGACTCGCTCGACCAAGTCAAGCAGCGCCTGCTGGCAATGCAGGGCGGCACCACCCCCCCCCTTTGA
- a CDS encoding response regulator transcription factor: MQNKPIKVLLVDDHAVVRNGVRLILSAAQDIEVTGEAESAEVAMRLVRQQAFDVALLDIALPGVSGLDLLRRLRAAQPALAVLMLSMYAEEAYAVRALKLGAAGYLTKSHSGDAMIAAVRKVAAGGKYISTAVADKLADNLGGGQMAPHEALSDRELEVLNLLVSGQSLVKIGDVLHLSPKTVSTHRTHILEKMGMSSNAELVRYMLENGLLT; encoded by the coding sequence ATGCAAAATAAACCGATCAAGGTCTTGCTGGTGGATGACCATGCTGTTGTGCGTAACGGGGTGCGGCTGATACTGAGCGCGGCACAGGATATCGAGGTTACGGGCGAGGCGGAAAGCGCCGAAGTCGCGATGCGCCTCGTGCGCCAGCAAGCGTTCGACGTCGCGCTGCTGGATATCGCGCTGCCCGGAGTCAGCGGCCTGGACCTGCTCAGGCGCCTGCGCGCGGCGCAGCCGGCGCTGGCGGTGCTGATGCTTTCGATGTATGCGGAGGAGGCCTATGCGGTCAGGGCGCTCAAGCTGGGCGCGGCCGGCTATCTGACCAAGAGTCATTCGGGCGATGCCATGATTGCAGCAGTACGCAAGGTTGCCGCGGGGGGCAAGTACATCAGCACGGCCGTGGCCGACAAACTGGCCGATAACCTGGGTGGTGGCCAGATGGCGCCGCACGAGGCGCTCTCCGACCGCGAGTTGGAGGTGTTGAATCTGCTGGTATCGGGCCAGAGCCTGGTGAAGATTGGCGATGTATTGCACCTGAGTCCCAAGACTGTCAGCACGCACCGCACCCACATTCTGGAAAAGATGGGCATGAGCAGCAACGCCGAACTGGTTCGCTACATGCTGGAAAATGGTTTGCTGACTTGA